One region of Parerythrobacter jejuensis genomic DNA includes:
- a CDS encoding DUF1330 domain-containing protein, with product MSVYLISRFKIHDRALYDKYEDLFMPTFENSGGTLLSVDEEPRVLQGEWEHTRSVLIEFPDKESAFAWMMSPEYQAIAKYRLEGSEGQSIMVKGMDPA from the coding sequence ATGTCGGTTTATCTTATCTCGCGTTTCAAGATTCACGACCGTGCCTTGTACGACAAGTACGAAGACCTGTTCATGCCGACCTTCGAGAATTCGGGTGGCACGCTGCTGAGTGTCGATGAGGAGCCGCGCGTCTTGCAGGGCGAATGGGAGCATACGCGGTCTGTGTTGATCGAATTTCCCGACAAGGAAAGCGCCTTTGCCTGGATGATGTCGCCCGAATACCAGGCGATCGCGAAATACCGGCTCGAAGGCAGCGAGGGGCAGTCGATCATGGTCAAGGGCATGGACCCCGCATGA
- a CDS encoding ATP-binding cassette domain-containing protein, with product MTGSGAMVLQFDRVTKTYDTVTAINAVSLEIESGSFVALVGASGSGKSTLLKTVNRLVEPGGGSVRFEDEDVATVPLPALRRKVGYVFQSIGLFPHMSVGENIAIGPRLAGEKLSVSRIAELLELVELDGSYANRMPHELSGGQRQRIGVARALAGDPRLLLMDEPFGALDPVTRDALGRRVRDLHQEFGLTTVMVTHDMAEALLLADRVLVMDGGQIVADETPRALVNGSGGAIAQGLVAVPRSQADALEALEE from the coding sequence ATGACGGGTTCGGGCGCAATGGTTCTGCAATTTGATCGGGTTACCAAAACCTATGATACGGTGACCGCCATAAATGCCGTGTCGCTGGAGATTGAATCCGGCAGTTTCGTTGCCCTGGTCGGCGCTTCCGGATCGGGCAAATCAACATTGCTCAAAACCGTGAACCGGCTGGTCGAACCTGGCGGCGGGTCGGTCCGCTTCGAAGACGAAGACGTCGCCACTGTTCCGCTGCCGGCACTGCGACGCAAGGTCGGCTATGTGTTCCAGTCGATCGGCCTATTCCCCCATATGAGCGTGGGGGAAAATATCGCCATCGGTCCGCGTCTTGCGGGCGAAAAGCTGTCCGTCAGTCGCATTGCTGAGTTGCTGGAGCTGGTGGAACTGGACGGCAGCTACGCCAATCGCATGCCGCACGAACTGTCGGGCGGGCAGCGTCAACGTATTGGGGTGGCGCGGGCCCTGGCAGGCGATCCACGCTTGTTGCTGATGGATGAGCCCTTTGGCGCGCTAGACCCTGTCACCCGCGATGCCCTGGGCCGCCGGGTCCGCGATCTGCACCAGGAATTCGGGCTGACCACCGTGATGGTGACGCATGATATGGCCGAAGCTCTGTTGCTGGCGGACCGTGTGCTGGTGATGGATGGCGGCCAGATCGTTGCCGACGAAACCCCGCGTGCGCTGGTCAACGGATCGGGCGGTGCAATTGCCCAGGGGCTGGTCGCTGTGCCGCGGAGCCAGGCCGACGCGCTCGAGGCGCTGGAAGAATGA
- a CDS encoding sensor histidine kinase — MNDLNPNPWPDGTLPAPEWCEDCDRLTVLAGFGVERLRDDPELSEITRFAAELCAAPIALVSIVEEHRQNFIAGLGLEVTETPREYSFCAHAMMGQGAMVIPDATVDPSFADNPLVTGDPHVRFYAGMPLVTSEGAPIGALCIIDTQPRPEGLSATQMRGLSVLARSVMRRLESQRQSSRSAIATDENARRLRFMLDSVPDIAWSALPGPVFDRFNARWDEVTGAAPPRSVSDWERFIHPDDWDASREKFTAAVEAVEPFEDQLRIRQADGTYRWNLSRAVPSHADAETAQWFGTLTDIDVSHRQSESRDLIARELAHRIKNIFAVMNGLIALRSRGKPEVRDFADELAGTVRALGRAQEFVRPLTDEKGESLRGLLDILTAPYGKGDGRHIHVTGDRVEIGIRAATPMALVFHELATNSAKYGALSAEQGSVEVALRKDATSVHITWAEHGGPEVSAPSDSGFGSRLLRMSIESQLDGSLDQEWDANGLRVRITLPLASLAN; from the coding sequence GTGAATGATTTGAACCCCAATCCCTGGCCCGACGGCACGCTGCCCGCACCCGAATGGTGCGAGGATTGCGATCGCCTGACCGTGCTGGCCGGTTTCGGGGTCGAACGCCTGCGCGACGATCCGGAACTGTCCGAAATTACCCGCTTCGCTGCCGAATTGTGCGCAGCCCCGATCGCCCTGGTCTCGATCGTGGAAGAACACCGGCAGAATTTTATCGCCGGGCTCGGCTTAGAGGTGACCGAAACCCCGCGGGAATACAGCTTCTGCGCTCATGCCATGATGGGCCAAGGCGCGATGGTAATTCCCGACGCTACTGTCGACCCAAGCTTTGCCGACAATCCGCTGGTCACCGGAGATCCTCATGTCCGGTTCTATGCGGGCATGCCATTGGTCACGTCCGAAGGCGCACCGATCGGCGCTCTGTGCATCATCGACACACAGCCCCGCCCCGAGGGGTTGAGCGCAACGCAGATGCGCGGGCTGAGTGTGTTGGCCCGTTCGGTGATGCGGCGCCTCGAATCGCAGCGCCAGTCGAGCCGCTCTGCCATTGCTACGGACGAGAATGCGCGCCGTTTGCGGTTCATGCTCGATTCGGTGCCCGATATTGCGTGGTCGGCCTTGCCCGGGCCGGTGTTTGACCGGTTCAATGCCCGCTGGGACGAGGTAACCGGCGCTGCGCCGCCGCGCAGTGTCAGCGATTGGGAACGCTTCATCCACCCGGACGACTGGGACGCCTCGCGAGAGAAATTCACCGCCGCTGTCGAAGCGGTCGAGCCGTTTGAAGATCAATTGCGCATACGCCAGGCCGATGGCACCTATCGCTGGAATCTGTCGCGCGCAGTGCCCAGCCACGCCGATGCGGAAACCGCCCAATGGTTCGGCACGCTAACCGATATTGATGTGTCGCACCGGCAATCGGAATCGCGCGACCTGATTGCGCGCGAGCTGGCGCACCGGATCAAGAACATCTTCGCAGTGATGAATGGCCTGATCGCACTGCGTAGCCGCGGCAAGCCGGAAGTGCGCGATTTCGCCGACGAGCTGGCCGGCACCGTCCGCGCACTAGGGCGGGCCCAGGAATTCGTTCGTCCGCTGACCGACGAGAAAGGCGAGAGCCTGCGTGGCCTGCTCGATATTCTCACGGCTCCCTATGGCAAGGGCGACGGACGACATATCCATGTGACCGGCGACCGGGTCGAAATCGGCATTCGCGCGGCCACTCCGATGGCGCTGGTGTTCCACGAGCTGGCAACCAATTCCGCCAAATACGGGGCCTTGTCAGCCGAGCAAGGCTCGGTCGAAGTCGCACTGCGTAAAGACGCAACCTCTGTCCACATTACCTGGGCAGAGCATGGCGGGCCCGAAGTATCCGCCCCGTCTGATTCCGGATTTGGCTCGCGCCTTTTGCGCATGAGCATCGAATCCCAGCTCGATGGTTCGCTCGATCAGGAATGGGATGCAAACGGGCTGCGTGTGCGGATTACCTTGCCTCTCGCTTCGCTCGCAAACTGA
- a CDS encoding carboxyl transferase domain-containing protein: MTAPVLTSTLDRESPEAKARFAHNQGLADDLRGKVSEAALGGSEKSRERHVSRGKLLPRDRVERLLDPGSPFLEVGQLAANDLYGGDIHGASMIAGIGRVSGRQVMIVCNDATVKGGTYYPLTVKKHLRAQEIAQENRLPCIYLVDSGGANLPHQAEVFPDRDHFGRIFFNQANMSALGIPQIACVMGSCTAGGAYVPAMSDETVIVRNQGTIFLAGPPLVKAATGEEISAEDLGGGDLHAKKSGVVDHLAENDEHALTIVRDIVSHLGENTGAATDIAIKEPRAPKFDADDLYALIPDDVRAPYDVHEVIARLVDGSEFHEFKAQYGSTLVCGFAHIWGMPVAILANNGVLFSESAQKGAHFIELAQQRRIPLLFLQNISGFMVGGKYEAEGIAKHGAKLVTAVATATVPKITVVIGGSFGAGNYGMCGRAYSPRFLFTWPNARISVMGGEQAASVLATVHRDADKWDEREAEAFKAPIRQKYEDEGNPYYATARLWDDGVIDPVQTRDVLGLAFAATLEAPIPERPSFGVFRM; this comes from the coding sequence ATGACGGCACCTGTTCTTACATCCACGCTCGATCGGGAAAGCCCCGAGGCGAAGGCGCGTTTCGCTCACAATCAGGGGTTGGCCGACGACTTGCGCGGCAAAGTGTCCGAGGCGGCGTTGGGTGGCAGTGAAAAAAGTCGGGAGCGGCATGTTTCGCGCGGCAAGCTGCTCCCGCGGGATCGCGTCGAGCGCCTGCTCGATCCGGGTTCGCCTTTCCTCGAAGTCGGGCAACTGGCCGCGAACGATCTGTATGGCGGGGATATCCATGGCGCTTCGATGATTGCCGGAATCGGCCGTGTGTCGGGCCGGCAGGTGATGATCGTGTGCAATGATGCCACCGTGAAGGGCGGCACGTACTACCCATTGACAGTGAAGAAGCATCTGCGCGCACAGGAAATCGCGCAGGAAAACAGGCTGCCGTGCATCTATCTGGTCGATAGCGGCGGGGCCAACTTGCCGCATCAGGCCGAGGTGTTTCCCGATCGCGATCACTTTGGCCGTATCTTCTTCAATCAGGCCAATATGAGCGCGCTGGGCATTCCGCAGATCGCTTGTGTGATGGGCAGTTGCACCGCGGGCGGGGCCTATGTCCCCGCGATGAGTGACGAGACCGTGATTGTGCGCAACCAGGGCACGATCTTCCTGGCAGGCCCGCCCCTGGTGAAGGCCGCCACAGGTGAGGAGATCAGCGCCGAAGATCTGGGCGGCGGTGATCTGCATGCCAAGAAATCGGGCGTGGTCGACCATCTGGCCGAGAATGACGAACATGCGCTGACCATTGTCCGCGATATCGTCAGCCATCTGGGCGAGAACACCGGCGCGGCGACCGATATCGCGATCAAGGAACCGCGTGCGCCCAAGTTCGACGCCGATGATCTTTATGCGCTGATCCCCGATGATGTTCGCGCACCCTACGACGTGCACGAAGTGATCGCGCGGCTGGTCGACGGCAGTGAATTCCACGAATTCAAGGCGCAGTATGGCTCAACCCTGGTGTGCGGCTTCGCCCATATCTGGGGCATGCCGGTGGCCATCCTCGCCAACAACGGCGTGCTGTTTTCGGAAAGCGCGCAGAAGGGCGCGCACTTTATCGAACTGGCGCAGCAACGCCGCATCCCGTTGCTGTTCCTGCAGAATATCTCCGGCTTCATGGTCGGCGGAAAGTACGAGGCGGAAGGCATCGCCAAGCATGGCGCGAAACTGGTAACAGCGGTGGCGACGGCAACGGTGCCCAAGATCACCGTGGTCATCGGCGGCAGTTTCGGCGCAGGCAATTACGGCATGTGCGGCCGTGCCTATTCGCCGCGCTTCCTGTTCACCTGGCCCAATGCGCGCATTTCGGTGATGGGCGGCGAACAGGCCGCCAGCGTCCTTGCCACCGTTCACCGCGACGCCGACAAATGGGACGAGCGCGAGGCAGAAGCATTCAAAGCCCCCATCCGCCAGAAATATGAAGACGAGGGCAACCCCTACTACGCCACCGCCCGCCTATGGGATGATGGCGTGATCGACCCGGTGCAGACCCGCGATGTGCTCGGGCTGGCCTTTGCGGCGACGCTGGAAGCGCCGATTCCGGAGCGGCCAAGCTTTGGCGTGTTCAGGATGTGA
- a CDS encoding isovaleryl-CoA dehydrogenase → MRATPDFDFQLGESAEMIRENVARFADEQIAPLADKADREDWFPQELWPMMGELGLHGLTVDEADGGLGMGYLEHVIAVEEVSRASASVGLSYGAHSNLCVNQIRRWGNEEQKAKYLPKLISGEHVGSLAMSEASAGSDVVSMKLKAEAVQGGYILNGTKFWITNATYADTLVVYAKTDGAAGSRGITAFLIEKGMPGFEIGQKIDKMGMRGSPTAELVFTDCEVPEENVMGPVNGGVGVLMSGLDYERVVLAGLQLGIMQACLDCVIPYLRERKQFGKPIGSFQLMQAKVADMYVALQSARAYTYAVAKACDADQTTRFDAAGVILLASENAFKVAAEAVQALGGAGYTKDWPVERYLRDAKLLDIGAGTNEIRRMLIGRELIGAAG, encoded by the coding sequence ATGCGTGCTACCCCCGATTTCGATTTCCAGCTTGGTGAAAGCGCCGAGATGATCCGCGAAAATGTGGCCCGCTTCGCCGATGAACAGATCGCGCCCCTGGCTGACAAGGCCGATCGTGAAGACTGGTTCCCGCAAGAGCTGTGGCCGATGATGGGCGAGCTTGGGCTGCACGGGCTGACCGTGGACGAGGCCGATGGCGGTCTGGGCATGGGCTATCTTGAGCATGTCATCGCGGTGGAAGAAGTCAGCCGCGCCAGTGCCTCTGTCGGTCTGTCCTACGGCGCGCATTCCAACCTGTGCGTCAACCAGATCCGCCGTTGGGGCAATGAAGAGCAGAAGGCAAAGTACCTGCCCAAGCTCATCAGCGGCGAGCATGTCGGGTCACTGGCCATGAGCGAGGCGAGCGCAGGCTCCGACGTTGTTTCGATGAAGCTCAAGGCGGAGGCCGTGCAAGGCGGCTATATCCTCAATGGCACCAAGTTCTGGATCACCAATGCCACCTATGCTGACACGCTGGTGGTCTATGCCAAGACCGATGGCGCAGCGGGATCGCGCGGCATCACGGCCTTTCTGATCGAGAAAGGCATGCCGGGCTTCGAAATCGGCCAGAAGATCGACAAGATGGGCATGCGCGGCAGCCCGACGGCGGAGCTGGTTTTTACCGATTGCGAAGTGCCCGAAGAGAACGTGATGGGCCCGGTCAATGGCGGCGTCGGCGTGTTGATGAGCGGGCTGGATTACGAACGCGTCGTGCTCGCGGGGCTCCAGCTTGGCATCATGCAGGCGTGCCTCGATTGCGTGATCCCCTATCTGCGTGAGCGCAAGCAGTTCGGCAAACCGATCGGCAGTTTTCAGCTGATGCAGGCCAAGGTTGCCGATATGTATGTCGCGCTGCAATCGGCCCGGGCCTACACCTATGCGGTGGCCAAGGCGTGCGATGCCGACCAGACCACCCGTTTCGATGCCGCAGGCGTGATCCTGCTGGCCAGCGAGAACGCCTTCAAGGTTGCCGCCGAAGCGGTGCAGGCGCTGGGCGGTGCGGGCTATACCAAGGACTGGCCGGTGGAACGCTATCTGCGCGATGCCAAACTGCTCGATATCGGCGCTGGCACCAACGAGATCCGCCGGATGCTGATCGGGCGTGAGTTGATCGGCGCGGCCGGATAA